Genomic segment of Vibrio celticus:
GACATAAATGCTGATCCTGTTTACGAAAACAACTTTAGTGTCAATTTTGGTATTGTAGGCTTCGGTACATCTGCTGGATCTGGGTCAAACGTTTCAGGCTTCGATAGCTCTGGAAACTCTTTAGAGTACGGTCGCCCATTCTTCTTAAACAACTAATTTTCTTTATTGATAAAACATCAGTAAATTTAAAGGATTACACATGACATTGTGGAAACGCACATTAATTGCTATCGCAGCGACTTGTACTTTATCAACAAGCTTTGCAGCGCCAGTCGAGCTAGACAGCGTAAAAGTTATCGTTAACGAAGGCGTTATCTTACAAAGCGACATCGATGCTTCGATGAAGACGCTGCGTGCAAACGCTAAGAAAAGCGGGCAAACATTGCCATCGCAAGATGTGCTCAATGAGCAAGTACTAGAAAAACTGATCATCGATACTATTCAAACTCAAGAAGCGGAACGTATTGGTGTACGTATCGATGATGCTCGACTTGATCAAGCAATCGAAGGCATCGCGAAAGACAACAACCAAACAGTTGAACAACTTACCGCATCGGTTGCGGAAGAAGGCCTTAGCTACAATGCATTTCGTGAGCAAGTAAGAAAAGAGATTGCAGCAAGTGAAGCTCGTAACGCCTTAGTTCGTCGTCGTATTAATATCCTTCCAGCAGAAGTAGACAACCTAGCGGATATCTTAGCGCAAGAGACTAATGCGACCGTTCAATACAAAATTGGCCACATTCAACTGCGCTTTAATGATGACCAAACCAAAGAAGAGCTAGAAGCGCAAGCTACCGAATTGGTTGAAGAACTGAACTCAGGCAAAGATTTCAGCACCATGGCATATACTTACTCTAAGGGTCCTAAAGCACTGCAAGGTGGCGATTGGGGCTGGATGCGTAAAGAAGAGATGCCAACCATTTTTGCTGACCAGATCAAAATGCAAAATAAAGGCAGTATCATTGGCCCTTTCCGTAGCGGTGTAGGTTTCCACATCCTGAAAATTGAAGATGTGAAAGGCCTAGAAACTGTTGCGGTAACTGAGGTGAATGCACGTCATATTTTGATTAAGCCTACAGTGATCCTAAGTGACGATGGCGCGAAGGAGCAACTTGAAGAGATCACGCGCCGCGTAAACGCAGGTGAAGCTAGCTTTGGTGACCTTGCGCAGCAATACAGCCAAGATCCAGGTTCTGCAGTACAAGATGGTGAACTAGGCTACCAAACACCAGATTTGTATGTACCAGAGTTCAAACACCAAGTAGAAACGCTACCTGAAGGCAAAATCAGTGCGCCATTCAAAACCGTACACGGTTGGCACATTGTTGAAGTACTAGACCGTCGCGAAGTAGACCGCACCGATTCGGCTTTGAAAAACAAGGCTTACCAAATTCTATTTAACCGTAAATTCAACGAAGAAGCGGGAGCTTGGCTACAAGAAGTAAGAGCAAGTGCCTTTGTTGAGATGGTTGAGGACGATCAAGATGACAACAACTAAACGTATTGTCATAACCGCAGGTGAACCAGCAGGGATAGGCCCAGATTTAACTTTGGCTCTATCTCAAGAAAGTTGGCCTCATCAACTCGTGGTTTGTGCTGATAAAACACTGCTATCCGAGCGAGCAAAAATCCTTGGTATCGAAGTCGATCTGCTAGATTATGACGTAAACGCAGCTAAGCAACCGCAACGCGCTGGCACGCTGGTAGTGAAACACGTTCCACTTGCTGAAGCGGCAGTTGCAGGTCAACTCAACGAGGCTAATGGTCATTACGTATTAAATACTTTAGAAACCGCAGCAATTGGCTGTATGAATGATGAATTTGATGCTATTGTCACCGGCCCCGTTCACAAGGGTGTAATTAACCGAGCTGGCGTTGCTTTTAGCGGCCATACCGAGTTCTTTGCAGAGAAGTCCAATACACCACTGGTGGTGATGATGTTGGCAACTGAAGGGCTGCGTGTTGCGCTAGTAACAACGCACATCCCACTAGCTTATGTATCTCAAGCTGTGACCGAAGACAGATTAGAGCAAATTATTGCTATTCTGAATAAAGATTTGGTTGAGAAATTTGCTATTGAGAAACCAACTATCTACGTATGTGGCTTGAATCCACATGCTGGTGAAGATGGTTGTTTAGGGCGTGAAGAGATTGAAACCATCACCCCGACGCTAGAAAAAATTCGCCAAAAAGATGGCATCAATTTAGTTGGCCCATTGCCAGCAGATACCATCTTTAATGAAAAATATTTGCAAGATGCAGATGCTGTTTTAGGTATGTATCACGACCAAGTACTCCCGGTATTGAAATACAAAGGGTTTGGTCGCTCAGTGAACATCACGCTTGGCTTACCGTTTATTCGCACATCAGTCGACCACGGTACCGCCTTAGACTTGGCAGGGAAAGGCCAAGCCGATACAGGGAGCTTTAGAACAGCGCTCACGCACGCCATTGAATTAGTAGAGAAAAAGCAATGAGAAATGATGTCCACTTAGGGCACAAAGCGCGTAAACGTTTTGGTCAAAACTTCCTTAACGATCCATACATTATTGATGGCATCGTATCGAGCATTAACCCATTACCTGGTCAAAACTTGGTAGAGATCGGTCCTGGTCTAGGCGCAATTACTGAGCCTGTGGGTAAGCTTGTCGATAAATTTACTGTTATCGAATTGGATAGAGACCTTGCAGAACGTCTGCGTAACCATCCGGATCTGGCTGATAAGCTAACGATCCGTGAAGGCGATGCGATGAAGTTCGACTTCCAAGAACTGGTTAAACCAAACAACAAGCTACGTATTTTTGGTAACTTGCCATACAACATCTCTACACCATTGATGTTCCACCTTTTTGAATTCCATAAAGACGTGCAAGACATGCACTTTATGCTTCAAAAAGAAGTGGTTAACCGTCTAGCCGCTGGCCCAGGCAGCAAAGCTTACGGCCGTCTTACTGTGATGGCTCAGTACTACTGTAAAGTGACACCTGTGCTAGAAGTGCCACCAACGGCCTTCGTTCCGCCACCGAAAGTAGACTCTGCAGTTGTTCGCCTACAGCCATACGAAGTGCTGCCTTACCCGGCAAAAGATCTGAAATGGCTTGATCGCGTATGTCGTGAAGGCTTTAACCAGCGTCGTAAAACGGTTCGTAACTGCTACAAGAGCTTGATCGATAAGGAAGTACTGGAAGAGCTTGGTATCAACCCAAGCATGCGCCCTGAGAACTTAACGCTCGAGCAGTTTGTCGACATGGCAAACTGGTTGTACGACAGTCACAACGCTGACAAATAAATAAAAAAGGCTCCTACACTTCGGTTAGGAGCCTTTTTTATGTAATACTTTAATTACATTAAGTATATCAACAACAAAAGGTGCGAATATGGATATATCTACGCCTTGTATCAAATGCCAGGTTCACTCTAAGTACATAGAAGAACAATCTGAGCCTACCAAGAATCGTTACGTCTTCGCCTACATTATAACGATCAAAAACCTCAGTAAAACAACGGTGCAGCTTATGTCTCGCCGCTGGCTTATTACCGACTCTAACGGCAAGCAACTCACCATTGAGGGTGATGGTGTAGTTGGGCAACAACCCGTGATTGAAGCCAACGACGAATACACCTACACAAGTGGCACTGTCATCGAAACCCCTGTTGGCGTTATGCAAGGTCACTATGTGATGACCGATAACAAGGGCATTGATTTTATTACCGAAGTTGACCCATTCAGACTCGCAATCCCTAATATTCTTAATTAGCCATACATCCGTATCTACAGGAAATTATTGTGTCGAATTATATTGTCGGAGACATCCAAGGGTGCTTCGACGAACTTCAATTACTGCTTGAAACCATCAACTTTGATAAACACCAAGATACTTTATGGGTCGCTGGAGACTTAGTTGCTCGAGGCCCTAAATCATTGGAGACGCTACGCTTTATTCGTAGCCTTGGTGACGCAGCTAAGGTTGTATTAGGCAACCACGACTTACACCTTTTGGCGGTGTCCTTAGGGCTATTTCCAGCGAAACCAAAAGATAAGACTCAAGCCATTCTTGATGCTGAAGATCGTGAAGTGCTACTCGAATGGTTAAGACAACAGCCTTTGCTTCAGGAACATCCAGAGTTCGTGATGTGCCATGCGGGTATCTCACCTCAGTGGAATATAGAAAGAGCACGTATTGAAAATCGAGAGATCGTATCCTTGCTGAAGTCGGACAGGTGGCAATGGCTAATCGAAAACATGTACAGCAACGCACCTGATTTATGGCATCAGGATTTACATGATATTGAGCGCTATCGCTATGCAATCAATAGCTTTACAAGAATGCGCTTCTGTTTTGAAGACGGTCGACTCGACATGGCATGTAAGCTACCACCCAATGAAATTACCGATGAACCATTAGTACCGTGGTTTGACCTTCCACAACGCATAAAGCTCGATAAAACCGTTGTTTTTGGACACTGGGCTGCACTTGAAGGCTATAACGGAAAAGACGTGATTGGACTTGATACTGGCTGCGTTTGGGGAGGAGACTTAACCGCACTTCGCTGGGAAGACAAACAGTTTTTTACTCAAGAAGCGTTATAGATATATGAAACACTTGCGCTACTCGTGCAGCAGCGCAAGTGTTTTTAAATTAGGAGTTAACGCTCGAGAATCACAAACTCCATGTTGTGTTTGTTTTTCTCGTCAGCTTGATAGCTCTCGTTAAAGCTCTGCTTCCAACCTTCTCCCCAGTCTGGAAATTGTGTATCACCATCGACATCAAAATCGATATAAGTCAGATACAACTTGTCTGCTTTAGGTAGGCAAGTTTCATAGATTGAACCACCACCGATAATCATCACTTCATCGACATCGTTGACCAGCTCTAGTGCTTTATCAATCGAAGTAACAGTCGTCACCCCTTCAATTTCCAAGCTCGCATCACGGCTAATCACAACGTTTAATCGACCAGGTAAAGGACGCCCGATCGAATCATAGGTTTTACGCCCCATGACTACAGGCTTACCCATAGTCGAGCGTTTAAACCATGCAAAATCCGCAGGCAAGTGCCAAGGCATCTGGTTGTCTTTACCTATTACACGGTTATTGGCCATTGCTGCAATCATACTGATGATCATAAATCGAAAGTCCTGTCCCTAAAAAGAAAATTAACGCTAGACGATAGGTCTGCGTCGGTAGAATAACAGCCCTGGTACAGCTAAGCCAACCGCCAGTCCAGCGATAATAAACATTGATTTCAAAAAGTTCTCCATCAACATTGCCAGTAACTCAGGCGTATAGCCTGCCCTGTTAATCTCTACCATAGCAATCATTGCCTTGAAGGCAAACACGCCTGGGACCATAGGAATCAAGGCTGCAACCGTAAATACCTTAGGATGCGCTAACAGTTTATGTGACCAATGAACCCCTATCATGCCAACCACCGTCGCGGCAAAGAACGTTGCCCATTCGATTGGAATACCAAAGTGCATCATCAGATAACGGCTACCATGGCCGATAGAGCCGCCAAGTGCACAATAAATTAAAGCGCGTTGCGGGACGTTAAACACCAATGCGAATCCAACCGCAGGAATCGCGGCGAAAAACATATCATTGAGCAAACCTAAAAACAGTTCGAAAATACTCATTAGCTCGCCCATCCCCAAACATCCGATAAACTCATCGCTGCCACAATACCCAAGCTCGTCGCCAAAGTTAATAAGCTGGCCATGGTAAAGCGCGCTAACCCCATATTAATATGGCCTTTAAGCATATCAGCGACAGAGTTAATCAGAGGGAAGCCGGGTACTAACATCAATACCGATGAAGCCATCACGATCGTGGGCTGTCCGCCAATATTGTAAAGTACGGCTTGAGCAGAGATGGTAGTGGTAACGAATGCGGTGATCGCAAAATTTAATAAAGGATTGAAATGACGATGGCCAATTTCTTGTCTGACGATCATGCCACAGGCTGAAGCAATAAAAGTCATCATGAATACCTGCCAATCTCCGCCCGCAAGACGGCTAAAAGAGGCACATGATAATCCTATCATCACAACCACTAGCCAACGGTTGTAGCGCTCGGGGCTGATGTTTTGAATCTTTTTATACGCCAAATCATAATCAAGAATTCCCTTCTCCATCATGATGCAAATGCGTTGAATGTCAGTGATAACCTGCATGTTAATGCCACGATCAGCACAACTTCGAGTGGTGGTAATACAGTGATCATCCATCACAGTAGTAACAACAAGCGCATTGGCTGACAGTGCGACTTCAACCTCATTCACCCCACAAGCAATGCCGATACGGCGCATGATATCGCCGACCAGTGTGCTCTCAGCCCCGTGAGCCAGTAACATTTGTCCCGATTGAGCGACAAGTCTTGAGATCGCTCTTTGCTTTGATGCCATGATTTCCTTCCCATAGGCGTTATACCATCACAGTAAGTAAGTGTTCAGAAATAGCGCAGGAAAAAAGCTTGAGAACAAGGCAGAGATTTTCGATAAGTAGTTATTCTACAATCAAAATCTCTAACGCAGTTATCGAGCGTTTTAACAAGCTAGGGTGACCAGTTATTTACTACGATTGGTATTAATTATCTAGAAATAAAGTCTGCATTAAAATTCGACAGTACATAATGATTTAGATACAAAAAAACCGCAATTTTCATTGCGGTTTAATAAAACTATCAGTGTACTTGGAAAAAGCGACCGATGATTTATGAGAAGTTAAGAGGGATTAGTCACGAACATAGATAACATGACCGTCATCTTCTTCGTCATCCCAATCGTCCCAATCGTCGTCATCTTCAGTAACAACATTCTTACCGCTCATCGCATCTTTATGGTAGTCATCCCACATAAAGTCTACTTTTTCTTCTTCTTCAACTTCTACAACTTCACGAGGTAAGTTTTCCATAAACTCACCTAGTTTGAAGCAAAGATCTTTGGTGCCGATTTTATTCACAGCAGAGATCTTGAAGTACTCGCCTTCCCAGCCCAAAGCATCGATGATTTCTTGAATCTTTTCGTCTGCTTCGTCTTCTGGCATTAGGTCAACTTTGTTGAACACTAACCAACGAGGTTTCTGTGAAACTTTTTCACTGTATTGCTCAAGCTCATCGATGATCGTTAGTGCATTCTGAATAGGATCAGATTGATCGATCGGCATAATGTCGATCATATGCAGAAGAACACGACAACGCTCAAGGTGCTTGAGGAAACGAATGCCAAGGCCAGCGCCATCAGCTGCGCCTTCAATTAGACCAGGGATATCGGCAACAACGAAGCTCTTTTCAGGGACAACACTTACCACACCCAAGCTTGGGATCAAGGTAGTGAACGGGTAATCAGCCACTTTTGGTTTCGCAGCAGATACTGAACGAATAAAAGTAGATTTACCTGCGTTTGGTAGGCCAAGCATACCAACGTCAGCTAATAGAAGAAGCTCTAAACGCAGTTCACGAACTTCGCCTTTAGTACCCATTGTCTTTTGACGAGGAGCACGGTTAACAGACGATTTAAAACGCGTGTTACCAAGACCGTGCCAACCACCTTTACCAACCATTACTTTCTTGCCGTGTTCAGCAACTTCAGCAACGATTTCGTTGGTGTGGATATCAACTGCACGCGTACCAACTGGTACTTTCAGCGTAATGTCTTTACCACGTTTGCCAGTACAGTTACCACCGCGACCATTTTCACCACGCTCTGCGTTGTAAAAACGTTGGAAACGGTAATCGATCAGTGTGTTTAAGTTCTCATCCGCTTGGATGTAAACATCACCGCCGTCACCACCGTCGCCGCCATCAGGGCCACCTTTAGCGACGAATTTTTCGCGCCAAAAGCTTACTGTACCATTACCGCCATCACCGGCTTCTATTTTTACTACCGCTTCATCAACGAATTTCATTTTTTAACTCCGCACTTACGTTGCGTTACCACTCATCAAGGAGTGATATAAATTCTAGCAGATCCGTGTTTAGATCGATCACCTAAGATCTAGGCCGACCTGCAACCAAGGAACAAATAAGGAGAGGTTCTTTGCTTCTTATTTTTTACAAAACAAACGGCTTCTTAAAAACCAAACTGTTTCTCAAAAATAAAACGGCTTCTCAAAACCAAAACAAGAGCGTCTGCTTTTTTATTCTTGCTATAAATAAAAAACCCTGCCGAATCGGCAGGGCTTTTGAATTCAGCTTGAAAGCTAATAACATAATCTAGTTAAAGATTAAATTACTCAGCTTCGATGCTTACAAACTTACGGTTTTTAGGACCTTTAACAGCAAATTTCACTTTACCTTCAGTAAGAGCGAAAAGAGTGTGGTCTTTACCGATGCCAACGTTTGTGCCAGCGTGGAACTTAGTACCACGTTGACGAACGATGATGTTACCTGCAAGAACAGATTCACCACCAAAACGCTTAACACCAAGACGTTTGCTTTCTGAATCGCGGCCGTTATTAGTAGAACCGCCAGCTTTTTTATGTGCCATTGTTAAACTCTCCTAATACTTAAGCGTTAATGCCAGTGATTTTCACTTCAGTGAACCACTGACGGTGACCAGCTTGCTTACGCGAGTGCTTACGACGACGGAACTTAACGATTTTTACTTTATCGCCACGACCGTGTTGTACTACTTCTGCAGTAACCTTGCCACCTTCAACAAGAGGTGCACCAACAGCGATTTCTTCGCCGTTAGCAACAAGAAGAACTTTATCAAATTCAACAGTTGCACCAGTTTCAACGTCTAATTTCTCTAAACGAAGTGTTTGACCTTCGCTTACTCGGTGTTGTTTGCCACCAGATTGGAAAACAGCGTACATATTTTACTCCGCTTTTTCCGCACAGCCTATGGTTGTTAATTGTACAACTCGGGTGTGCGCTAAACTAATCAATAGGGCGCAGATTCTACGGGAATCATGGCGCTATGACAAGCCATATTTTTAAAAAATTGGCGAAAACCTGTTCGCCAAAGAAAAGTGCGGCAATCATGCCCTTTAGCGATGTATTAATCAACGTTTTTTAGTGTATTATTCAACAATTAAATACAACGTATAAGCCTTACAGGGTCTAACTTCAGCCGGATGAACAATGGATTTTAAAGCTATCCAAACGCTTACTGCCAATGATATGGCAAAAGTGAATGAAACAATTCAAGCCCAACTTAATTCTGACGTAAGTTTAATCAACCAGCTTGGTTTTTATATCGTTAGCGGTGGTGGCAAACGCCTACGCCCTTTGCTTGCTCTTTTATCTGCTCGCGCACTTGGTTATCAAGGTGAAGCTCATATCACCTCTGCAACCTTTATCGAGTTTATTCACACCGCAACCCTGCTTCACGACGATGTTGTCGATGAATCAGACATGAGACGCGGTAAAGCGACGGCCAATGCCGCTTTTGGTAATGCCGCTAGCGTTTTGGTGGGTGACTTTATCTACACACGCTCATTCCAAATGATGACAACGCTAGGATCTTTAAAGATCCTTGAGCTAATGAGTGAAGCGGTAAACGTGATTGCCGAGGGTGAAGTTCAACAATTAATGAACTGCAATAACCCAGACACCACAGAAGAAAGCTACATGCAGGTGATCTACTCTAAGACTGCTCGTTTGTTCGAAGCTGCGACCCAAATCGGTGCGATTCTTACTGAGTCATCACCAGAGATCGAAACAGCAATGCAGAACTATGGTAAATACCTAGGCACCGCTTTCCAACTGATTGACGATGTGATGGATTACACTGCAGATGGTAAAGAGATGGGTAAAAACGTTGGTGACGATCTAGCCGAAGGCAAACCAACACTGCCTCTACTTTACGCAATGCATAATGGCTCTCCTGAACAAGCAAGCATGATTCGTGAAGCGATTGAGAAAGCGAACGGCATGGAACGTCTTGACGATATTATGGCTGTAATGAAAGAGACAGGCTCTTTAGAGTACACAACAAATAAAGCCTACGAAGAGGCCGATAAAGCCATCGCTGAGCTTTCTGTACTTCCTGACTCAGAATATAAGCAAGCGCTAACCACGCTCGCACACTTAGCTGTTAAACGCAGTAAGTAAGCAGGTTAATAGACAACTCGCTTCTAGCTTCTATATAAATAACAAAAAAGAGCCTCAGGGCTCTTTTGTTGGTTTTCAACAAATATTTGTAAGAGCGCCAAATTCAATATCGGCTCGCTTCTAATGATAACGGCAGTTGTGCTTCAATCTCTTTAAGCTCTTCCATTGGCACCGCGTATTGATCATGCCCGTTGTAAGTCTCTACTAACGCGTACTGCTCTTGCTCATCAATGACCAATACTTTTCCTAAGTGCCCCATATATTCGACATTCATACCTTTCTGAACAGTAGCCATAACATTTACCTTCACCTTGGTTTGGAGGTACATACGAATAGCTTGAACTTCAGGATCAAAAAAGCCGATCATAATGGCCGGCCCTTATTAATTAGCTTAAGACTAAGTTAAATAGCGTTTTGCTTATTTAGCGAATTCAACACCAATCTCGATGTCGCCATTTAGCGTTTCAAGCATGCTATCTAAAGCGTTACGTTCGAAGTCGCTCAGCTCACCGTAGCTAAGGATCGCTTCAGCGCCCTCTTTGCCTAGTTTAACTGGCTGTGCGAAGAATGGAGCGTGCTCGCCTTCACCTTCAACGTATGCACATTCAATCACGTTTTCTTCACCTTGAAGTGCTTTAACTAGTGCAAGACCGAAACGACAAGCCGCTTGACCCATAGACAGTGTCGCACTGCCGCCGCCAGCTTTAGCTTCTACTACTTCAGTACCTGCATTTTGGATGCGAGTCGTTAGCGCTGCAATTTCTTCATCAGTGAACTCTACGCCTTCAACTTGAGAAAGTAGAGGAAGAATCGTTACACCTGAGTGACCACCGATAACAGGAACACGGATGTCGCCTGGATCTTTGTCTTTTAGTTCAGCAACGAACGTTTCAGAACGAATCACATCAAGAGTCGTAATACCGAATAGACGACGCTTGTCGTAAACGCCCGCTTTCTTCAGTACTTCAGCCGCGATTGGCACTGTTGTGTTTACTGGGTTAGTAATGATACCAACACAAGCAGTAGGACAAGTAACTGCGATTTTCTCTGCAAGAGACTTAACAATGCCAGCGTTCACATTGAAAAGATCCGCACGATCCATACCAGGCTTACGAGCAACACCCGCTGAAATAAGTACAACATCCGCACCTTCTAGTGCTGGTGTTGGATCTTCACCCGCGTAACCTTTGATCGAAACAGGCGTTGGGATATGGCTAAGATCGGCAGCAACACCCGGTGTTACCGGAGCGATGTCGTAAAGTGCAAGATCTGAACCAGCAGGTAGGCGGTTCTTAAGTAGTAGGGCTAGGGCTTGACCGATGCCACCAGCGGCACCAATAACAGCTACTTTCATTGTTATTCTCCTTGAGAGCTTTCTCTTATAGATTCTTTGTAGGGTAATTCTTGAGCTAAATCTAAGTTAAAAAACTATATTAATCACAAAGTGATTACAATCAATTAACGCTAGCTTTGCGACTTCGCGCAAGTCAATAAAACCGTGCTACACAGCAAGTTCGCATTATGGCGATAATCGACTGAAATAACAAAATAAGTCGTCACAAATAACACATTATTCTATTAAATATTTACAGTGATATGACTAACAAATTACAGGGATGTTTTGGCTAAAATTGAATATGTATGCGAGAATATGCAAACATCTTTGTTAATGAATAAGAATGACATATGCGCAATACAGAAAAGCAAGACAACTTAGTTCGTGCATTTAAAGCCTTACTAAAAGAAGAACGTTTTGGCTCACAAGGCGAAATTGTGGATGCCCTAAAACACGAAGGTTTTGAAAGCATCAACCAGTCTAAAGTCTCGCGTATGTTAACCAAGTTTGGTGCCGTTCGAACTCGTAACGCAAAAATGGAGATGGTTTACTGTCTTCCTGCTGAACTTGGTGTTCCGACCGTTTCTAGCTCTTTACGAGAATTAGTACTAGATATTGACCACAACAATGCATTGGTGGTGATACACACAGGCCCTGGTGCGGCGCAGCTGATTGCTCGTTTATTAGACTCACTAGGTAAGTCGGAAGGTATACTGGGCGTAGTCGCAGGTGATGACACTATCTTCATTACTCCAACGTTATCGGTTACCACTAAGCAACTGTTTGATTCAGTGTGCGAACTGTTTGAATACGCTGGATAATTGATCTCTGCTTCATAATTATCAGCCCTATTAATGGATCACGAGTATCTATTCACTTCGTGATCCAAATCACATCCTAGAATATCCATATATCTCTTCCAAAATCACACTAAATCATTGATTTTAAAAAACTCAGTAGCAAATCAAACACGAGATCCAGACATCATTTGTTAGATTTTTTAGCTATATCTTTTAACATTCGAGTAATTTTCTGCCAATTTTTGATATTATTCAGCCACTTTTTCATCACATGGATTGAAAAAGGTGCCGTTTCCAAATAGGAAACTCCAGAAGCAACTACACTTGTTTCAGGGTTAATAATGAATAAAGGAAGGGAAATTCATGGCATTTACCAAACTTATTAAAGTTGGTGCTATTGCAGCTGCTGTAATGGGCGCTGGCGCTGTTAACGCTCAAGAGTTCATCACGATTGGTACTGGTTCAGTGACGGGTGTTTACTACCCAACTGGTGGTGCGATTTGTAAGCTAGTGAACAAGGGCCGCAAAGACCACAATATTCGTTGTTCTGTAGAGTCTACTGGTGGTTCAATCTACAACGTTAACACCATCCGTGCAGGTGAACTAGATTTCGGTGTTGTTCAATCGGACTGGCAATACCACGGCTACAACGGTACAAGTAAGTTCAAAGATCAGGGCGAATACAAGAAACTTCGCGCTATGTTCTCTCTACATACAGAACCGTTCAACATCATCGCTCGTACTGATGCTGGCATCAACAATGTTTCTGACCTAGCTGGTAAGCGTGTAAACATTGGTAACCCAGGTTCTGGTGACCGTGCAACGATGGGTGTTGTAATGGACGCTATGGGCTGGACTAACGACAGCTTCAAGCTTGCTTCTGAACTTAAAGGTTCTGAGCGTTCACAAGCACTTTGTGATAACAAGATTGATGCATTCATCTACATGGTTGGTCACCCGAACGGATCAATCAAAGAAGCAACAACGTCTTGTGATGCAAAACTGGTTTCAGCAACAGGTCCACAGATCGACAAGATCGTAGCTGAAAACCCATACTACGCTTACAGCACAGTTCCTGCTGGTATGTACCGTGGTACTGACGCTGACGTAAACAGCTTCGGTGTTGCAGCAACTATGGTAACAACTTCAGACGTTTCTGAAGAAGTTGCATACAACGTTGCTAAGGCAGTATTTGAAAACTTTGACACTTTCAAACGCCTACACCCAGCATTTGCTAACCTGAAAAAAGAAGACATGGTTAAAGCGGGTATCTCTATCCCTCTTCACCCAGGCGCAGCAAAATACTACAAAGAAGTGGGCCTTCTAAAGTAACTCTACTTTAAGCCTACTACACCAATAAGGAGGCTAGCCCTCCTTATTGGCTTTTCACGTTTTATAAAAATAATTTAAGTGAAAAGAACAGCCCTTTAAGTTTCTCCAATTTGGAGGACTTACCTTCGTATCAAGCCTAAGACAAAGACGAACAAAAAACGCATTTCCCTATCCATTCACTACACTAGATAGGAAAT
This window contains:
- a CDS encoding symmetrical bis(5'-nucleosyl)-tetraphosphatase, whose product is MSNYIVGDIQGCFDELQLLLETINFDKHQDTLWVAGDLVARGPKSLETLRFIRSLGDAAKVVLGNHDLHLLAVSLGLFPAKPKDKTQAILDAEDREVLLEWLRQQPLLQEHPEFVMCHAGISPQWNIERARIENREIVSLLKSDRWQWLIENMYSNAPDLWHQDLHDIERYRYAINSFTRMRFCFEDGRLDMACKLPPNEITDEPLVPWFDLPQRIKLDKTVVFGHWAALEGYNGKDVIGLDTGCVWGGDLTALRWEDKQFFTQEAL
- a CDS encoding threonine/serine exporter family protein; the encoded protein is MSIFELFLGLLNDMFFAAIPAVGFALVFNVPQRALIYCALGGSIGHGSRYLMMHFGIPIEWATFFAATVVGMIGVHWSHKLLAHPKVFTVAALIPMVPGVFAFKAMIAMVEINRAGYTPELLAMLMENFLKSMFIIAGLAVGLAVPGLLFYRRRPIV
- the apaG gene encoding Co2+/Mg2+ efflux protein ApaG, with product MDISTPCIKCQVHSKYIEEQSEPTKNRYVFAYIITIKNLSKTTVQLMSRRWLITDSNGKQLTIEGDGVVGQQPVIEANDEYTYTSGTVIETPVGVMQGHYVMTDNKGIDFITEVDPFRLAIPNILN
- the surA gene encoding peptidylprolyl isomerase SurA; amino-acid sequence: MTLWKRTLIAIAATCTLSTSFAAPVELDSVKVIVNEGVILQSDIDASMKTLRANAKKSGQTLPSQDVLNEQVLEKLIIDTIQTQEAERIGVRIDDARLDQAIEGIAKDNNQTVEQLTASVAEEGLSYNAFREQVRKEIAASEARNALVRRRINILPAEVDNLADILAQETNATVQYKIGHIQLRFNDDQTKEELEAQATELVEELNSGKDFSTMAYTYSKGPKALQGGDWGWMRKEEMPTIFADQIKMQNKGSIIGPFRSGVGFHILKIEDVKGLETVAVTEVNARHILIKPTVILSDDGAKEQLEEITRRVNAGEASFGDLAQQYSQDPGSAVQDGELGYQTPDLYVPEFKHQVETLPEGKISAPFKTVHGWHIVEVLDRREVDRTDSALKNKAYQILFNRKFNEEAGAWLQEVRASAFVEMVEDDQDDNN
- the rsmA gene encoding 16S rRNA (adenine(1518)-N(6)/adenine(1519)-N(6))-dimethyltransferase RsmA, producing the protein MRNDVHLGHKARKRFGQNFLNDPYIIDGIVSSINPLPGQNLVEIGPGLGAITEPVGKLVDKFTVIELDRDLAERLRNHPDLADKLTIREGDAMKFDFQELVKPNNKLRIFGNLPYNISTPLMFHLFEFHKDVQDMHFMLQKEVVNRLAAGPGSKAYGRLTVMAQYYCKVTPVLEVPPTAFVPPPKVDSAVVRLQPYEVLPYPAKDLKWLDRVCREGFNQRRKTVRNCYKSLIDKEVLEELGINPSMRPENLTLEQFVDMANWLYDSHNADK
- the pdxA gene encoding 4-hydroxythreonine-4-phosphate dehydrogenase PdxA — its product is MTTTKRIVITAGEPAGIGPDLTLALSQESWPHQLVVCADKTLLSERAKILGIEVDLLDYDVNAAKQPQRAGTLVVKHVPLAEAAVAGQLNEANGHYVLNTLETAAIGCMNDEFDAIVTGPVHKGVINRAGVAFSGHTEFFAEKSNTPLVVMMLATEGLRVALVTTHIPLAYVSQAVTEDRLEQIIAILNKDLVEKFAIEKPTIYVCGLNPHAGEDGCLGREEIETITPTLEKIRQKDGINLVGPLPADTIFNEKYLQDADAVLGMYHDQVLPVLKYKGFGRSVNITLGLPFIRTSVDHGTALDLAGKGQADTGSFRTALTHAIELVEKKQ
- the folA gene encoding type 3 dihydrofolate reductase, translating into MIISMIAAMANNRVIGKDNQMPWHLPADFAWFKRSTMGKPVVMGRKTYDSIGRPLPGRLNVVISRDASLEIEGVTTVTSIDKALELVNDVDEVMIIGGGSIYETCLPKADKLYLTYIDFDVDGDTQFPDWGEGWKQSFNESYQADEKNKHNMEFVILER